A genome region from Euphorbia lathyris chromosome 4, ddEupLath1.1, whole genome shotgun sequence includes the following:
- the LOC136227622 gene encoding classical arabinogalactan protein 9-like encodes MAHQNSLIFLSLICIVISGVSGQSPATSPTATPAPPTTTPPPTSAPPPVTQSPPPAATPPPVSAPPPATPPPATPPPATPPPATPPPATPPPASPPPATPPPATPPPATPPPATPPPATPPPAVPPPAPLASPPAQVPAPAPSKPKLKAPSPSPLGPSPPSPPLGAPAPGLGALAPAPAGSDTSGVEKTLTRQKMGGGLVIGLVFSWLLL; translated from the exons ATGGCGCACCAGAATTCTTTAATCTTCCTTTCTTTGATCTGCATTGTTATTTCCGGCGTTTCTGGCCAATCTCCGGCTACTTCTCCGACCGCTACTCCTGCTCCACCAACCACCACTCCTCCTCCTACTTCCGCTCCTCCTCCTGTTACGCAATCACCACCTCCCGCTGCTACTCCTCCTCCTGTTTCCGCACCTCCACCTGCTACTCCACCACCGGCGACTCCCCCTCCTGCTACACCACCACCAGCCACTCCACCTCCTGCTACTCCACCACCAGCCTCTCCTCCACCAGCGACTCCACCACCGGCGACTCCTCCCCCTGCTACTCCGCCACCGGCGACTCCTCCTCCTGCTACTCCACCACCTGCTGTTCCACCACCGGCTCCTCTCGCCTCTCCTCCCGCTCAGGTTCCAGCTCCTGCTCCAAGCAAGCCGAAATTGAAGGCTCCATCACCGTCTCCGTTGGGTCCCAGTCCACCGTCGCCACCTCTTGGGGCTCCGGCGCCTGGATTGGGAGCACTCGCTCCTGCTCCTGCAGGCTCAGATACG AGTGGAGTAGAAAAGACATTGACAAGGCAGAAGATGGGTGGAGGTTTAGTCATTGGATTGGTTTTCTCATGGTTGCTGCTTTAG